One window of Halorussus sp. MSC15.2 genomic DNA carries:
- a CDS encoding phosphoribosylanthranilate isomerase produces the protein MTRTKICGLTCHEDLEVAVEAGADAVGLLVDVPVDSPREIDVQRAVELADATPPFVTTVLVTMPDSPERAVELVRAVEPDALQIHGELGAGDLAYLTATVEAKVLKVVDAADPEQARRYDEVADGLLVDSVDDDGAGGTGRTHDWERTAELAATLDSPVVLAGGLTPANVADAVRAVEPFAVDVASGVEADDVESIPGRKDPNAVAEFVTTAKHARTTPTP, from the coding sequence ATGACGCGGACGAAAATCTGCGGTCTCACCTGTCACGAGGACCTCGAAGTGGCCGTCGAGGCTGGCGCAGACGCGGTCGGTCTGCTCGTGGACGTGCCGGTGGACTCCCCGCGGGAAATCGACGTTCAGCGCGCGGTCGAACTCGCCGACGCGACCCCGCCGTTCGTCACGACCGTCCTCGTGACGATGCCCGACTCGCCCGAGCGTGCGGTCGAACTCGTCCGCGCGGTCGAACCCGACGCGCTCCAGATTCACGGCGAGTTGGGTGCGGGCGACCTCGCCTACCTGACCGCGACCGTCGAGGCGAAGGTACTCAAGGTCGTGGACGCCGCCGACCCCGAACAGGCCCGGCGCTACGACGAGGTGGCCGACGGACTGCTGGTCGATTCGGTGGACGACGACGGTGCGGGCGGCACCGGCCGAACCCACGACTGGGAGCGCACCGCCGAACTCGCCGCCACGCTCGACTCGCCGGTCGTCCTCGCTGGCGGTCTGACGCCGGCGAACGTGGCCGACGCCGTGCGCGCCGTCGAACCGTTCGCCGTGGACGTGGCGAGCGGCGTGGAGGCCGACGACGTGGAATCCATCCCCGGCCGAAAGGACCCGAACGCGGTCGCCGAGTTCGTGACGACCGCGAAGCACGCCCGCACGACTCCGACGCCATGA
- the trpD gene encoding anthranilate phosphoribosyltransferase, translating into MQDYIERVTDGEDLTLDEAREAATAVFDGATEAQIGALLTALRAKGETETEIAGFAQGMRDAARTIDPDRSPLVDTCGTGGDDYNTINVSTTSAIVTSAAGVPVAKHGNYSVSSSSGSSDVLEEVGVDLDADPQAVEATIEDNGIGYMHAPAFHPAMKAVIGPRRELGMRTVFNVLGPLTNPAGADAQVVGVFEDDLVPVIARSLGKMDVERALVVHGSGMDEIAIHEETTVAELDDGDIEEYTITPDDLGLQHHDVADVAGGTPEENAEDLRGIVEGEVTGAKRDIILANAGAAIYVAGAADSLEDGAELAAKAIDDGAAAEQLDELGRSVRA; encoded by the coding sequence ATGCAGGACTATATCGAACGCGTCACCGACGGCGAGGACCTCACGCTCGACGAAGCGCGAGAAGCGGCCACGGCCGTCTTCGACGGCGCGACCGAGGCCCAAATCGGCGCACTGCTCACCGCCCTCCGAGCGAAGGGCGAGACCGAGACCGAAATCGCCGGGTTCGCGCAGGGGATGCGGGACGCCGCCCGAACCATCGACCCAGACCGCTCGCCGCTGGTGGACACCTGCGGGACCGGCGGCGACGACTACAACACCATCAACGTCTCGACCACGAGCGCCATCGTCACGTCCGCGGCGGGCGTGCCGGTCGCCAAGCACGGTAATTACTCGGTCTCCTCGTCGTCGGGAAGCAGCGACGTGCTGGAGGAGGTCGGCGTGGACCTCGACGCGGACCCGCAGGCGGTCGAGGCCACCATCGAAGACAACGGCATCGGCTACATGCACGCGCCGGCGTTCCACCCCGCGATGAAGGCCGTCATCGGCCCTCGCAGAGAACTCGGCATGCGCACCGTATTCAACGTCCTCGGGCCACTGACGAACCCCGCGGGTGCCGACGCACAGGTCGTCGGCGTCTTCGAAGACGACCTCGTGCCGGTCATCGCCCGCTCGCTCGGCAAGATGGACGTCGAGCGTGCGCTGGTCGTCCACGGGTCGGGCATGGACGAAATCGCTATCCACGAGGAGACGACCGTCGCGGAACTCGACGACGGCGACATCGAGGAGTACACCATCACACCCGACGACCTCGGACTCCAGCACCACGACGTGGCCGACGTGGCGGGCGGCACTCCCGAGGAGAACGCAGAGGACCTCCGCGGCATCGTCGAAGGCGAGGTCACCGGCGCGAAGCGCGACATCATCCTCGCCAACGCCGGTGCGGCCATCTACGTGGCGGGGGCGGCCGACTCCCTCGAAGACGGTGCCGAACTCGCGGCGAAGGCCATCGACGACGGCGCGGCCGCCGAGCAACTCGACGAACTCGGTCGCTCCGTGAGAGCATGA
- a CDS encoding ubiquinol-cytochrome c reductase iron-sulfur subunit: protein MDSDKYPPEDGRRRFVKGVVGSATLASVGTGATAVLNSATSVAGGTGGPTDYVGIENTDGPAPRGMPLVPLTIDDEGYLKGVWPEVKERELKDGSTVTITEQDIGGVTYTGRWFQYCGVQSAQGLRPDADQDNFLRSKPGLYEWQADHEPGQKLHVDDFADYEEWSNDIGSAGAGKPAQTTWRSQSEGEQDVQELPVQVLRSPKVSDLPSKGDAPDFLRAATESDFIAWLDKCTHFCCTPGFNSSKDAAKFDATDAVYCQCHQSVYDPFSPVELSFNAFPRPG, encoded by the coding sequence ATGGATTCAGACAAGTACCCACCCGAGGACGGCCGACGGCGGTTCGTGAAAGGCGTCGTCGGTTCGGCGACGCTCGCCAGCGTCGGTACCGGTGCCACCGCCGTCCTAAACTCGGCCACCTCCGTGGCCGGTGGAACCGGCGGGCCGACGGACTACGTCGGTATCGAGAACACCGACGGTCCCGCCCCGCGAGGGATGCCCCTCGTCCCCCTCACCATCGACGACGAGGGGTACCTGAAGGGCGTCTGGCCCGAGGTCAAAGAGCGGGAACTGAAGGACGGTAGCACCGTCACGATTACCGAACAGGATATCGGCGGCGTCACGTACACCGGACGGTGGTTCCAGTACTGCGGCGTCCAGTCGGCACAGGGGTTACGGCCCGACGCCGACCAAGACAACTTCCTGCGGTCCAAGCCCGGTCTCTACGAGTGGCAGGCCGACCACGAACCCGGCCAGAAACTCCACGTGGACGACTTCGCCGACTACGAGGAGTGGAGTAACGACATCGGGTCGGCGGGTGCAGGCAAGCCCGCTCAGACGACGTGGCGCTCGCAGTCGGAGGGCGAACAGGACGTGCAGGAACTCCCGGTGCAGGTGCTGCGCTCGCCGAAGGTGTCGGACCTCCCCTCGAAAGGTGACGCCCCCGACTTCCTCCGTGCGGCCACCGAATCGGACTTCATCGCGTGGCTCGACAAGTGTACCCACTTCTGTTGCACGCCCGGGTTCAACTCCTCGAAAGACGCCGCGAAGTTCGACGCGACCGACGCGGTGTACTGCCAGTGTCACCAGTCGGTGTACGACCCGTTCTCCCCGGTCGAGTTGTCGTTCAACGCCTTCCCCCGGCCCGGGTAA